One window of Quercus robur chromosome 5, dhQueRobu3.1, whole genome shotgun sequence genomic DNA carries:
- the LOC126726029 gene encoding uncharacterized mitochondrial protein AtMg00810-like: protein MAVEIAALEANNTWTLTPLTPNKKPIGCKWVYKVKYKSEDSMKCLLVVAAVKGWYLGQLDVNSAFLHGDLSEEVYMSLPPGFQSQGEMVCKLNKSLYGLKQASKQWFAKFSSTLVQLGFKQSKADYSLLTRQKGHCFMVLLIYVDDVLIACNDKEEVDQFKVLLDQKFKLKDLGDLKYFLGLEIARSDKGISMCQRKYTLEVLSDVGLLGCKPAKTPMEQNVRLSKYEGEELKDPSAYRRLVGRLLYLTISRPDTFTVHRLSQYMSKPRKPHLDVVHRVLQYLKNEPGQGLLFSASTDLHVKGFTDSDWATCPDTRRSIIGYSVFIGYSLVSWKSKKQSTVSRSSAEAEYRAMAVATCEIV, encoded by the coding sequence ATGGCTGTTGAGATTGCAGCTCTAGAAGCCAATAATACTTGGACCTTGACACCTTTAACTCCAAATAAGAAACCCATTGGTTGTAAATGGGTTTATAAAGTCAAGTACAAGTCAGAGGATTCTATGAAGTGTCTCTTGGTTGTGGCTGCTGTAAAGGGTTGGTATCTTGGGCAGCTTGATGTTAACAGTGCTTTCTTACATGGGGATTTATCTGAGGAGGTTTATATGTCTCTTCCACCAGGGTTTCAGAGCCAGGGGGAGATGGTTTGTAAGTTGAATAAGTCACTTTATGGGCTGAAACAGGCTTCCAAGCAATGGTTTGCCAAATTCTCTTCTACCTTGGTTCAGTTGGGCTTCAAACAATCTAAAGCAGATTACTCTTTGTTGACTAGACAAAAGGGTCATTGCtttatggttttgttgatctatGTAGATGACGTATTGATAGCTTGTAATGACAAGGAAGAAGTTGATCAGTTTAAGGTGTTGCTGGATCAGAAATTTAAGTTGAAGGATTTAGGTGACTTGAAGTATTTTCTTGGTTTAGAGATTGCGAGGTCAGATAAGGGTATATCAATGTGTCAAAGAAAATACACTTTAGAAGTGCTAAGTGATGTTGGCTTGTTAGGCTGTAAACCAGCCAAAACACCAATGGAACAAAATGTAAGGTTAAGCAAGTATGAAGGGGAAGAACTTAAGGATCCTAGTGCTTATAGAAGACTTGTTGGAAGGTTATTGTACTTAACAATCTCTAGGCCAGACACATTTACTGTCCATAGGTTAAGCCAGTACATGTCCAAGCCAAGGAAACCACATCTGGATGTAGTGCATAGGGTGCTCcaatatttgaagaatgaaccaGGTCAGGGTCTTCTGTTTTCAGCTAGCACAGATTTGCATGTAAAAGGCTTCACAGACTCTGACTGGGCTACTTGTCCTGACACTAGGAGGTCTATCATAGGCTATAGTGTTTTCATTGGTTATTCCTTAGTTTCATGGAAGTCCAAGAAACAATCAACAGTCTCTAGATCATCTGCAGAAGCAGAGTATAGAGCAATGGCAGTGGCCACTTGTGAAATAGTGTGA